In one window of Holophagales bacterium DNA:
- a CDS encoding cyclic nucleotide-binding domain-containing protein: protein MKVVLKSGGGAASFEDYIVKLPPGEKVFSEGDVGTEMYVIQSGSIEIAKRVKDEMKTLSVLEKGDFFGEMSILEDVPRTADAIARTDVELVRINQSTFDEMLRHNGEIAVRMLRKLSRRLRETTALLEQTTGVAPALDESSDFFERVGTRDEIYRLVADGNVEEFYLNREGETLVGRIDPVTGIRPDVDLTNLDGPRSVSRRHAKIIRPEGEFQVIEEIGTMNGTFVNGKRIATGSPTSLHDGDRLRFGLVDLTFRVTRG from the coding sequence GTGAAAGTCGTGCTGAAGTCGGGCGGCGGCGCCGCGAGTTTCGAGGACTACATCGTGAAGCTCCCTCCGGGCGAGAAGGTCTTCTCCGAGGGAGACGTCGGAACGGAGATGTACGTCATCCAGTCGGGATCGATCGAGATCGCCAAGCGGGTGAAGGACGAGATGAAAACGCTCTCCGTCCTCGAGAAGGGGGACTTCTTCGGCGAGATGTCGATCCTGGAGGACGTTCCCCGGACGGCGGACGCGATCGCCCGTACCGACGTGGAGCTCGTGAGGATCAACCAGTCGACGTTCGACGAGATGCTCCGGCACAACGGCGAGATCGCGGTCCGGATGCTTCGCAAGCTCTCGCGCCGGCTGCGGGAGACGACGGCGCTCCTCGAGCAGACGACGGGCGTCGCTCCGGCGCTCGACGAGTCGTCGGACTTCTTCGAGCGCGTCGGCACGCGCGACGAGATCTACCGGCTCGTGGCCGACGGGAACGTCGAGGAGTTCTACCTGAACCGCGAAGGGGAGACGCTGGTCGGCCGCATCGACCCGGTGACCGGGATCCGTCCCGACGTCGACCTGACGAACCTCGACGGTCCGCGTTCCGTCTCCCGGCGGCACGCGAAGATCATCCGTCCGGAGGGGGAGTTCCAGGTCATCGAGGAGATCGGGACGATGAACGGGACGTTCGTGAACGGGAAGCGCATCGCCACGGGCTCCCCGACGTCGCTCCACGACGGCGACCGGCTCCGGTTCGGCCTCGTCGACCTGACCTTCCGCGTCACGCGGGGCTGA